In the genome of Hymenobacter taeanensis, one region contains:
- a CDS encoding TonB-dependent receptor: protein MPYRLLFFLLGLFLLVQPDHALAQARLTLSGYVRAAGTNEALPGATVAVPALALGATTDDSGFYTLTLPAGPQELAVSFIGYQSLTKSVTLTRNQRLSFSLLEDSNTLGEVVIEGSGTLREKLQTTQMSVERLTSREAKLLPALFGEVDLLKTLQLKPGMQNGGEGTSGLFVRGGSADQNLFLVDDAVVYNPSHLFGLFSVFNPDAVQSVDLYKGGFPAQYGGRLSSVVDVKMRPGNPEKFTTSGGLGLISSRLTLEGPLPNRKGSWLVSGRRTYFDVFTRQVNKLNEGKEDWNPIPDYYFYDLNTKGNYTLGAKDNIFLTGYLGHDVFGFNSTNGFNFDFSWGNAVASARWNHVFNKRLYANTTAAFTRYDYRISNALDQFSFDLSSQIRDFSLRTDFDYALNDRHAVKFGAAFTDHHFGTGRLKAGAEDNSFNFGSDINYRGQEAGLYASDNFRASDKLQLEYGLRVSGFQSGSDQFGGLEPRAAARYSLTPNISLKANYALMYQYVHLVSNSGASLPTDIWYPSRLSVKPQRSQQVATGVSFLLGDGAYLLTNELYYKWAQRQIDFKDGAQLFVNPDLDSEFLFGRGWAYGNELYLEKKTGRTTGWVGYTLAWTKRRFPPQNGTTGINNGNTFYPNYDRRHNLTVVVLHQLSHRINLTGSFVFTSGQATTLPLARFVFQDVQGSNPSAVPIYPQRNTYRLAPYNRLDLGLVYKLRPIREGGESDLTFSIYNAYNRRNPYFVYFDQVKDKETTRVLSYRARQVSLFPVIPSVTYNFKF, encoded by the coding sequence ATGCCTTATCGCTTACTTTTCTTCCTGCTAGGCCTGTTTTTACTGGTTCAGCCTGACCATGCCCTGGCGCAGGCACGGCTCACGTTGAGCGGGTACGTGCGGGCTGCAGGCACTAACGAAGCACTACCCGGCGCCACTGTTGCGGTTCCGGCACTGGCCCTGGGTGCCACCACCGACGACAGCGGCTTCTATACCCTCACCCTACCAGCGGGACCGCAGGAGCTGGCAGTATCATTTATTGGCTATCAGTCTCTGACAAAATCCGTTACGCTTACTCGCAACCAGCGGCTCAGCTTTTCTCTTCTTGAAGACAGCAATACCCTTGGCGAAGTTGTAATTGAAGGTAGCGGCACGCTACGAGAGAAACTCCAGACTACTCAAATGAGCGTGGAGCGCTTAACCAGCCGCGAAGCTAAGCTGCTGCCAGCCTTATTTGGGGAGGTTGACCTGCTTAAAACCTTACAGCTAAAGCCCGGCATGCAGAATGGCGGCGAAGGTACCAGCGGCCTGTTCGTGCGCGGCGGCTCCGCCGATCAGAACCTGTTTTTGGTGGATGATGCGGTGGTGTACAATCCTAGCCACCTGTTCGGGCTGTTTTCGGTGTTCAATCCTGATGCCGTGCAGAGTGTGGACCTGTATAAGGGTGGCTTCCCGGCTCAGTACGGCGGGCGGCTGTCATCGGTGGTAGATGTGAAGATGCGCCCCGGCAACCCTGAGAAATTTACTACCAGCGGTGGCCTAGGGCTTATCTCCTCGCGCCTGACGCTGGAAGGGCCATTACCCAACCGCAAGGGCTCGTGGCTGGTCTCGGGACGGCGCACCTATTTTGATGTATTTACGCGGCAGGTCAACAAGCTCAATGAAGGCAAGGAAGACTGGAACCCCATCCCCGACTACTACTTCTACGACCTGAATACCAAGGGTAATTATACGCTAGGCGCTAAAGACAACATTTTCCTGACGGGGTACCTGGGCCACGATGTATTTGGGTTCAACTCTACCAATGGCTTCAACTTTGATTTTAGCTGGGGCAACGCGGTGGCTTCGGCGCGGTGGAACCACGTATTCAATAAGCGCCTGTACGCCAACACCACGGCCGCCTTCACCCGCTACGACTACCGCATCAGCAATGCCCTCGACCAGTTTAGTTTTGATTTGTCTTCTCAAATCCGGGACTTTTCTTTGCGCACTGATTTCGATTATGCCCTCAACGACCGGCATGCCGTGAAGTTTGGCGCCGCTTTCACCGACCATCACTTCGGGACGGGGCGCCTGAAAGCGGGCGCCGAGGATAACTCCTTCAACTTCGGCTCCGATATTAACTACCGGGGCCAGGAGGCCGGCTTGTACGCTTCAGACAATTTCCGGGCTTCTGATAAGCTGCAACTGGAGTATGGCCTGCGCGTCTCGGGTTTTCAGAGCGGCTCTGACCAGTTTGGTGGCCTGGAGCCCCGGGCAGCGGCGCGCTACTCGCTCACGCCCAACATCTCCCTGAAGGCCAACTATGCCCTGATGTACCAGTATGTACACTTGGTTTCGAATAGCGGAGCCTCCTTGCCCACCGACATCTGGTATCCCTCGCGGCTCTCCGTGAAGCCGCAACGCTCACAACAAGTAGCAACGGGCGTAAGCTTTTTGCTGGGTGATGGTGCCTACCTGCTTACCAATGAACTGTACTACAAGTGGGCACAGCGGCAGATTGATTTCAAAGATGGCGCTCAGCTATTCGTGAACCCCGACCTCGACTCGGAGTTTCTGTTTGGCCGGGGCTGGGCGTATGGCAATGAGCTGTACCTGGAGAAAAAAACCGGCCGCACTACCGGCTGGGTTGGCTATACCCTGGCCTGGACCAAGCGCCGCTTCCCACCCCAGAACGGTACTACCGGCATTAACAACGGCAACACGTTCTACCCCAACTACGACCGCCGCCACAACCTAACGGTAGTGGTGCTGCATCAGCTTTCGCACCGCATCAATCTCACCGGCTCGTTTGTGTTCACCTCCGGGCAGGCTACTACTCTGCCTCTGGCACGCTTTGTTTTTCAGGATGTACAAGGCTCCAATCCTTCAGCTGTGCCTATTTATCCGCAGCGCAACACCTACCGCCTGGCTCCTTACAACCGCCTTGACCTGGGCCTGGTGTATAAGCTGCGCCCCATCCGGGAAGGAGGCGAGTCAGACCTGACGTTTAGCATTTATAATGCCTACAACCGCCGCAACCCCTACTTCGTGTACTTCGATCAGGTGAAGGATAAGGAAACAACGCGTGTGTTAAGCTACCGCGCCCGTCAGGTGTCGCTGTTCCCTGTTATCCCGTCGGTGACCTACAATTTCAAGTTCTAA
- a CDS encoding DUF6687 family protein, which produces MKTFIPFSQLRQQPTIVVDSTGLGTTLTLAHWRGAATPEPLRDDTSAGSVLRALHAPRFPGLEAPAVTANHFDVDGFVGVWSLLNPALALRHEHLLRLTATLGDFRELDWHDPWAEHALKLVCWLNAEEKARFYEPFGAPALRRREDEASAEKFNWFLPRFQEILENPEAGRAAWEPEVERVRQAVAIMQSASTTTRAYPEIGLLVVSTPEPLPYYALFGPSAGYDMVLSLYNENRYEFEYKYTTWIDLESRPTLPRLPLTGLAACLNAQEQGPHSWTYDGVTDTGPLLRLQGKRLTKAQRYADPDQRPIYSSSIPPEVLEQEVVSFFRERYAGIQPRRYWSWAEIRAAGEQ; this is translated from the coding sequence TTGAAAACCTTCATTCCTTTTTCGCAGCTGCGGCAGCAGCCTACTATTGTGGTTGATAGTACTGGCCTAGGGACTACCCTAACGCTGGCGCATTGGCGCGGGGCGGCCACTCCCGAACCACTGCGCGACGATACCAGCGCGGGCTCGGTGCTACGCGCATTGCACGCCCCGCGCTTCCCTGGCCTGGAGGCACCAGCCGTTACGGCCAACCATTTTGATGTAGATGGTTTTGTGGGCGTATGGAGCCTGCTGAACCCAGCGCTGGCGTTGCGCCATGAGCATCTGCTGCGCCTCACCGCCACCCTCGGCGACTTCCGGGAGCTAGATTGGCACGACCCCTGGGCCGAGCACGCTTTGAAGCTGGTATGCTGGCTGAATGCTGAGGAGAAGGCCCGTTTCTATGAGCCTTTCGGTGCCCCAGCCCTCCGCCGACGGGAAGATGAAGCCTCAGCGGAAAAATTCAACTGGTTTCTGCCTCGTTTTCAGGAGATATTGGAAAACCCGGAGGCTGGCCGGGCCGCTTGGGAGCCAGAAGTAGAGCGGGTGCGGCAAGCTGTGGCCATCATGCAAAGCGCCAGCACCACAACCCGGGCGTACCCCGAAATAGGCTTACTGGTAGTGAGCACCCCAGAGCCGCTGCCCTACTACGCATTATTTGGGCCATCGGCGGGGTACGATATGGTACTGAGCCTCTACAACGAGAATCGATACGAATTCGAGTACAAGTACACTACCTGGATTGACCTGGAAAGCCGCCCTACGCTGCCCCGGCTGCCCCTTACTGGCCTAGCAGCTTGCCTCAATGCCCAAGAGCAAGGCCCGCACTCCTGGACGTATGACGGCGTTACGGATACCGGGCCCTTGCTGCGCTTGCAAGGCAAGCGCCTGACCAAAGCCCAACGCTACGCCGACCCCGATCAGCGCCCCATCTACTCATCGTCCATTCCGCCTGAGGTGCTGGAGCAGGAAGTAGTGTCGTTTTTTCGGGAGAGATACGCCGGAATACAGCCCCGCCGCTATTGGTCGTGGGCCGAGATTCGGGCGGCGGGAGAGCAATAG
- a CDS encoding DMT family transporter, with translation MKNAVRVHAALFVVALIYAANYSISKDVMPRYMGPFGLVLLRIVGAALFFGIVSRIVAPQDRITGRADNLRAIACGLLGIGLNQLLFFSGLNLTSPINASLIQTVAPIVTVLASVVLLGEKLTLPRLLGIGLAGVGAALIILGRGHGPAAAPGQDTMLGNLFILLNATAFGVYLVIVMPLMRKYHPFTVLARIFLVGAVLAVPAGWQQVQQPDYASFPLGIWAAIVYMVVCLTIMAYLLNNWALKYASPSLLGAYIYLQPALAVLIAVSLGKDTLTTAKALQALLIFGGVFLVSRKPKHQPVATAIPLEPVQD, from the coding sequence ATGAAAAATGCCGTCCGAGTTCACGCCGCTTTGTTTGTGGTGGCCCTGATTTATGCCGCCAACTATAGCATCTCTAAGGATGTGATGCCGCGGTACATGGGGCCATTTGGGCTGGTACTGCTGCGCATTGTAGGCGCGGCGTTGTTCTTTGGGATTGTCAGCCGGATAGTTGCTCCGCAAGACCGAATTACCGGCCGCGCCGACAACCTACGGGCCATTGCGTGTGGCCTGCTGGGCATTGGGCTGAACCAGCTGCTGTTCTTTTCGGGCCTCAACCTCACCTCCCCCATCAATGCCTCCCTCATCCAGACGGTGGCGCCCATTGTAACGGTTCTGGCTTCGGTGGTGCTGCTCGGCGAAAAGCTTACGCTGCCGCGGCTGCTTGGGATAGGCCTAGCGGGTGTGGGCGCGGCGCTCATTATTCTTGGCCGCGGGCACGGGCCGGCCGCCGCTCCGGGCCAGGATACCATGCTGGGTAACCTGTTTATCCTGCTCAACGCCACCGCCTTCGGGGTGTACCTGGTAATTGTGATGCCCCTGATGCGCAAGTATCACCCATTCACGGTGCTGGCGCGCATATTCCTGGTGGGGGCCGTGTTGGCCGTACCCGCCGGCTGGCAGCAGGTGCAGCAGCCCGACTATGCCAGCTTCCCACTGGGCATTTGGGCCGCCATTGTGTACATGGTAGTGTGCCTGACCATTATGGCCTATTTGCTCAACAACTGGGCCTTAAAGTATGCGTCGCCGTCGTTGCTGGGGGCTTACATTTACTTGCAGCCGGCGCTGGCAGTGCTTATTGCCGTGAGCCTGGGCAAAGACACCCTCACAACTGCCAAGGCTCTGCAGGCGCTCCTGATTTTTGGAGGCGTGTTCCTGGTCAGCCGTAAGCCCAAGCACCAGCCGGTAGCCACCGCCATTCCGCTGGAGCCCGTGCAGGATTAG
- a CDS encoding replication-associated recombination protein A: MYPPRPGAPLAERMRPRTLDEYAGQKHLIGPEGVLRRYLAAGRLPSLILWGPPGVGKTTLANLLAQELGQPFASLSAVNAGVKDVRDVIEKAKRQRGTVLFIDEIHRFSKSQQDALLGAVEQGIVTLIGATTENPSFEVIPAVLSRAQVYVLEPLSKEVLTGLVDKALAEDEVLKQKKVRVAEYGALLMISGGDARKLLNLLDIVVEASRPNPKTGEIIITDEAVQQLAQQHLTRYDKGGEMHYDVISAFIKSIRGSDPNAALYYLAVMLEGGEDVKFIARRLLILASEDVGLANPNALILAQSCFQAVTVIGMPESDIILGQTVVYLATSPKSNASYKAIREARALVRQQGVQPVPIPLRNAPTKLMEELGYGNTYMYSHDYEGNFAYQEFMPEQLSGRVFYHPGHNPAETKAQERLRHLWGEKYGY; this comes from the coding sequence ATGTACCCGCCCCGGCCGGGTGCACCGTTGGCGGAGCGGATGCGGCCGCGCACCCTGGATGAATATGCGGGCCAAAAGCACCTCATCGGGCCCGAGGGGGTACTGCGGCGCTACCTGGCTGCCGGGCGCCTGCCTAGTCTGATTTTATGGGGCCCGCCGGGCGTAGGCAAAACCACACTGGCCAACCTACTGGCTCAGGAGCTAGGCCAGCCTTTTGCCTCCCTCAGCGCCGTAAATGCCGGGGTAAAGGATGTACGCGACGTAATTGAAAAGGCCAAGCGCCAGCGCGGCACCGTGCTGTTCATCGACGAGATTCACCGCTTCAGCAAGTCGCAGCAGGATGCGCTATTGGGCGCCGTGGAGCAGGGCATCGTCACGCTGATTGGGGCAACCACTGAGAACCCCTCGTTTGAGGTGATTCCGGCCGTGCTAAGCCGGGCGCAAGTGTACGTGCTGGAGCCGCTCAGCAAGGAAGTGCTGACTGGCCTAGTAGACAAAGCCCTAGCCGAGGACGAGGTTCTCAAGCAGAAAAAAGTGCGCGTAGCCGAGTACGGCGCTTTGCTAATGATTTCGGGTGGCGATGCGCGCAAGCTGCTCAACCTGCTCGATATTGTGGTAGAAGCCAGCCGCCCCAACCCCAAGACCGGCGAAATCATCATCACCGATGAGGCCGTACAGCAACTGGCCCAGCAGCACCTTACCCGCTATGATAAAGGCGGCGAGATGCACTACGATGTTATTTCGGCCTTCATCAAGAGCATCCGCGGCTCTGACCCCAACGCCGCGCTGTACTACCTGGCCGTAATGCTGGAGGGCGGCGAAGACGTGAAGTTCATTGCCCGCCGCTTGCTGATTTTGGCCAGTGAAGATGTAGGCCTAGCCAATCCCAACGCCCTCATTCTGGCCCAAAGCTGCTTCCAGGCCGTCACGGTTATTGGCATGCCGGAGTCGGATATTATTCTAGGCCAGACGGTGGTGTACCTCGCCACGTCGCCCAAGAGCAACGCCAGCTACAAAGCCATCAGGGAGGCGCGGGCCCTGGTGCGCCAGCAGGGCGTGCAGCCCGTACCCATTCCGCTGCGCAACGCGCCCACCAAGCTTATGGAGGAGCTGGGCTACGGCAACACCTACATGTACTCCCACGACTACGAGGGCAACTTCGCCTATCAGGAGTTCATGCCCGAGCAGCTCAGTGGCCGCGTCTTCTACCACCCGGGCCACAACCCCGCCGAAACCAAAGCCCAGGAGCGCCTCCGCCATCTTTGGGGCGAGAAGTATGGGTACTAA
- a CDS encoding tetratricopeptide repeat protein, translating to MQISLLIKKVLVVGWLMMLAGPVLAQGLDTTNLKKVELENVDIAPAAFTSGWLLTNEDIQIELDGAVQNLYNAKHDKAEKQFRSLGRRYPHHPMPDFLLGLSTWWKILPSNTLNKQYDKVFYTYMDSAIAKGEKLYQADNKNYEACFFLAAAYSFSARLQAERHELRKATINSKRALDYLELSKEANGLSSEFLFGQALFNYYASWIALEHPFLRPVLLFFPKGNRQLGIQQLRNVADNAFYTSTEAKYFLLRILGSERENQPGAALAVAKDLVSRYPDNGPFAREYALLSFEQGKFRDCEKVSLDILDKLNQGYPGYEELSGRYATYYMGWIQQTKYKNRAKAKEYYQRCIVFSEMAELTKGGYYLYANLNLAKMAVDENNTLAARRYYQVVLDKADRSSTLYQEARDYLKQASRATSSATSKRAYSQAQ from the coding sequence ATGCAAATATCTTTACTCATTAAAAAAGTACTAGTAGTCGGATGGTTGATGATGCTGGCAGGCCCCGTGTTGGCTCAGGGTCTGGATACCACTAACTTAAAAAAGGTGGAACTGGAGAATGTGGATATTGCCCCGGCTGCATTCACCTCGGGGTGGCTACTGACGAATGAAGATATTCAGATAGAGCTTGATGGAGCCGTTCAGAACCTCTACAACGCCAAGCACGATAAAGCAGAAAAGCAGTTCCGCTCTTTAGGCCGGCGCTATCCGCATCATCCGATGCCTGATTTTCTGCTGGGGTTAAGCACCTGGTGGAAAATACTGCCCAGCAACACGCTCAACAAGCAGTATGATAAGGTATTTTACACCTACATGGACTCTGCTATTGCCAAGGGCGAGAAGCTGTATCAGGCTGATAACAAGAACTACGAGGCGTGCTTCTTTCTGGCAGCGGCTTATAGCTTTAGCGCCCGCCTGCAGGCAGAGCGCCATGAGCTGCGCAAAGCAACTATCAACAGCAAGCGGGCCCTTGATTACCTGGAGTTAAGTAAAGAAGCGAATGGCCTCAGCTCAGAATTTCTGTTTGGGCAGGCGTTGTTCAACTATTACGCGTCATGGATTGCGCTGGAGCATCCCTTTTTGCGCCCTGTGCTGTTGTTCTTCCCGAAAGGCAACCGGCAGTTGGGCATTCAGCAACTGCGCAACGTGGCCGACAACGCTTTCTACACCAGCACGGAGGCGAAGTACTTTCTGCTGAGAATTTTGGGCAGCGAGCGAGAAAACCAGCCGGGAGCCGCCCTTGCCGTGGCAAAGGACCTGGTTTCGCGCTACCCCGATAACGGCCCCTTCGCCCGCGAGTATGCCCTACTTTCTTTTGAACAGGGAAAGTTTAGGGATTGCGAGAAAGTAAGCCTCGATATCCTGGATAAACTAAATCAGGGGTATCCGGGGTATGAGGAACTCAGCGGGCGGTACGCAACCTACTACATGGGCTGGATTCAGCAGACTAAGTACAAGAACCGGGCAAAGGCCAAGGAGTATTACCAGCGTTGCATTGTGTTCTCGGAGATGGCAGAGTTGACCAAGGGTGGCTACTACCTGTATGCCAACCTAAACCTGGCCAAGATGGCTGTAGATGAGAACAACACGCTTGCCGCTCGCCGCTACTACCAAGTGGTGCTAGATAAAGCCGACCGAAGCTCTACGCTGTACCAAGAAGCCAGAGACTACCTCAAACAGGCTTCGCGGGCCACGAGCAGCGCTACCAGCAAACGGGCTTACAGCCAGGCGCAGTAG
- the trxA gene encoding thioredoxin, which produces MAKKSFSELISSPGMPVLVDFYADWCGPCKTMAPILEQVAAQHQGKLKVIKVDVDRNQAAAQQFRVQSIPTLILFHKGQPVWRQAGVVPAHQLSQVLQGVLS; this is translated from the coding sequence ATGGCCAAGAAATCCTTTTCCGAACTCATCAGCAGCCCTGGCATGCCCGTGCTGGTTGATTTTTACGCCGACTGGTGTGGTCCGTGCAAAACCATGGCCCCTATTCTGGAACAGGTTGCGGCGCAACACCAAGGCAAGCTTAAGGTCATTAAGGTTGATGTAGACCGCAACCAAGCGGCGGCGCAGCAGTTTCGGGTGCAAAGTATCCCTACCCTGATTCTGTTTCACAAAGGACAGCCCGTATGGCGGCAAGCCGGGGTGGTGCCAGCTCATCAGTTAAGCCAAGTGCTGCAGGGCGTGTTGAGCTGA
- a CDS encoding purine-nucleoside phosphorylase, translating into MQQLREAADFLRQTLQDFQPEVGIILGTGLGALVKDVEMKHSFSYADIPHFPVSTVESHAGKLLAGTLAGKRVLVMHGRFHYYEGYTMQQVVFPVRVMKLLGIEKLFVSNAAGGLAPDFEYSDLMLIEDHLNLQPTNPLIGKNYDELGPRFPDMMEPYDLGLLRLAEEAAQELGLGQYMRRGVYASLSGPMLETPAEYRYLRTIGADAVGMSTTPEVIAAVQMSLPVLAVSVITDLASPGKLKKVDIADILRTAAVAEPRLTALFRRVLEKL; encoded by the coding sequence ATGCAGCAACTCCGCGAAGCCGCCGACTTCCTCCGTCAAACCCTTCAAGATTTTCAGCCCGAAGTAGGAATTATTCTCGGTACTGGCCTGGGCGCGCTGGTGAAGGATGTAGAAATGAAGCACAGCTTCTCCTACGCCGATATTCCTCATTTTCCGGTTTCTACGGTGGAAAGCCACGCGGGCAAGTTGCTGGCGGGCACTCTGGCAGGCAAGCGGGTGCTGGTGATGCACGGCCGCTTTCATTACTACGAGGGCTACACTATGCAGCAGGTGGTGTTTCCGGTGCGGGTAATGAAGCTGCTCGGGATTGAGAAGCTGTTTGTGAGCAACGCCGCCGGCGGCCTAGCCCCCGACTTTGAGTACTCAGACCTAATGCTGATTGAGGACCACCTCAACCTGCAGCCCACCAACCCGCTGATCGGAAAAAACTACGACGAACTTGGGCCTCGTTTCCCCGACATGATGGAGCCCTACGACCTGGGATTATTGCGCTTGGCTGAAGAAGCCGCCCAGGAATTAGGTCTAGGCCAGTACATGCGCCGCGGGGTATACGCCAGCCTTTCTGGCCCCATGCTGGAAACGCCCGCCGAGTACCGCTACCTGCGCACCATTGGGGCCGACGCTGTGGGCATGAGCACTACCCCTGAGGTAATTGCTGCCGTGCAAATGAGCTTGCCTGTGCTGGCCGTATCTGTCATCACTGACCTGGCCTCGCCCGGCAAACTCAAGAAAGTAGATATTGCCGATATCCTGCGCACGGCGGCCGTAGCAGAGCCTCGCCTGACGGCGCTGTTCCGGCGGGTGTTAGAGAAGCTGTAG
- a CDS encoding DUF4249 domain-containing protein: protein MMMLFNPITGCLTPRARSLATGLGTGGILLLSACGLQKDIDVELPAYPAQLVVESYLENNRFPRVSVTESVPYLSAPDAGLPQGVKVVLTLPSGRRDTLLYAPAINPNTNKGYTHTGRTRISARPGDTFKLEVYDTQGRRVTGSATMPATVPLDSVEYKYNDLTGSQRMAYVLASFRDPAATVDFYRFQVHKRSVSTDPEVEYTVEDRLSNGQPLSLGTSYQFSPKDTVFVTLYHLDRPYFQFLQSVQDARNSNGNPFAQPSAIKSTVEGGIGIFTILSYQRQRLILK from the coding sequence ATGATGATGCTGTTCAACCCCATTACTGGCTGCCTAACTCCACGGGCTCGTTCGCTGGCTACTGGCCTAGGAACTGGTGGCATCTTGTTGCTATCGGCCTGCGGCCTGCAGAAGGATATTGATGTGGAACTGCCGGCTTACCCCGCGCAGCTGGTGGTAGAGTCTTACCTGGAAAACAACCGCTTCCCACGGGTTTCGGTGACGGAAAGCGTGCCGTATTTGTCGGCTCCGGATGCCGGGCTGCCCCAGGGAGTAAAAGTGGTTCTTACGTTGCCCTCGGGCCGTCGAGACACCCTGCTGTACGCTCCGGCCATCAACCCCAATACCAATAAGGGCTATACACACACGGGCCGTACCCGCATTTCGGCCCGCCCCGGCGACACCTTTAAGCTGGAGGTATATGATACCCAAGGCCGCCGCGTAACGGGTAGTGCTACCATGCCCGCTACCGTGCCGCTAGATAGCGTAGAGTACAAATACAACGACCTGACCGGCTCACAACGCATGGCCTACGTGCTGGCCAGTTTCCGTGACCCCGCCGCCACCGTTGATTTCTACCGTTTTCAAGTGCACAAGCGCTCCGTATCTACTGACCCCGAGGTGGAGTACACTGTGGAAGACCGCCTTTCAAACGGGCAGCCCCTAAGTCTGGGAACATCTTATCAGTTCTCGCCCAAGGATACGGTTTTCGTGACCCTCTACCACCTCGACCGGCCTTACTTTCAGTTTTTGCAATCGGTTCAGGATGCGCGCAACTCCAACGGTAACCCCTTCGCGCAGCCCTCGGCTATAAAAAGCACTGTGGAAGGCGGCATTGGCATCTTTACCATTCTCAGTTACCAGCGCCAGCGGCTTATTTTAAAATAG
- the sppA gene encoding signal peptide peptidase SppA: MRQFFKYVLATLTGLVLFAGLGFLLLIGLIVGLASSDKEVTVASNSVLELTLDKPIGEREFDNPFSSLVGGQSSSIGLDELKASIRRAKEDGDIKGIFLNLDLVQGGMASLEEVRHELLEFKKSGKFIVSYADAQSEKSFYLASVADKLYLNPQGTLEFNGLSSETMYYKNLFDKLGVQAQIFRVGSFKSAVEPYFRTSMSDSARLQTSSFLNSINDAMLADVSAARKLAPARAKVISDSMLVHNADDAKRLGLVTDLGYYDQATDYIKGKLGVKKDKKLSLISLSDYSKNEDKDDANSGNRIAVIYAEGDIVTGKGGNNSIGSTRFAEAIRKARLDDKVKAVVLRVNSPGGSSLASDIIYREVMLTKKVKPIICSMSDVAASGGYFIAMGCDTIVAHPTTITGSIGVFGVLPNIEPFLRDKIGITTDRVTTGKFSDFPTITRALTPFEQSQFQAEINRIYADFTTKAAAGRHMPVERLRRLASGRVWSGSEAKARGLVDVLGSFDDALRIAARRAKLKEGDYKIQKLPRQKSFAESLFSGFSEEVRLQLVKQEMGPMYPMYEQYKTLTEMKGVQARMPFEMTIQ, translated from the coding sequence ATGAGACAATTTTTTAAATACGTGCTGGCCACTCTCACTGGGCTGGTGCTGTTCGCTGGTTTAGGTTTTCTGCTGCTGATTGGGCTTATCGTGGGTCTGGCTTCTTCCGATAAAGAAGTGACCGTAGCCAGCAACTCGGTGCTGGAACTGACGCTGGATAAGCCGATTGGGGAGCGGGAGTTTGATAATCCGTTTTCGAGCCTGGTTGGTGGGCAGAGCAGCAGCATTGGTCTAGATGAGCTGAAAGCCAGTATTCGCAGGGCCAAGGAAGACGGCGACATCAAGGGCATTTTCCTGAACCTGGACTTGGTGCAGGGCGGTATGGCCTCGCTGGAGGAAGTGCGTCACGAACTGCTTGAGTTCAAAAAGTCGGGCAAATTTATCGTGTCGTACGCCGATGCGCAGTCGGAGAAAAGCTTCTACCTGGCTTCTGTGGCTGATAAGCTCTATCTGAACCCCCAGGGCACTTTGGAGTTCAACGGCCTCAGCTCCGAAACCATGTACTACAAAAACCTGTTTGATAAGCTGGGCGTGCAGGCGCAGATCTTCCGGGTGGGCTCGTTCAAGAGCGCCGTGGAGCCCTACTTCCGCACCAGCATGTCCGACTCGGCCCGGCTCCAAACGTCCTCATTCCTGAACTCCATCAACGATGCCATGCTGGCCGATGTATCGGCGGCCCGTAAGCTGGCGCCCGCCCGCGCCAAGGTCATTTCTGACTCTATGCTGGTGCACAACGCCGACGACGCCAAGCGCCTTGGCCTTGTGACCGACCTCGGCTACTACGACCAGGCTACCGACTACATCAAAGGCAAGCTGGGCGTGAAGAAAGACAAAAAGCTCAGCCTCATCAGCCTGAGCGATTACTCCAAAAACGAGGATAAAGATGACGCTAACAGCGGTAATCGCATTGCCGTGATTTACGCCGAGGGCGACATTGTGACGGGCAAAGGCGGCAACAATAGCATTGGCAGCACGCGTTTCGCTGAGGCCATCCGCAAAGCCCGCCTCGACGACAAGGTGAAGGCCGTAGTACTGCGCGTGAACTCGCCTGGTGGCTCCTCTCTGGCTTCTGATATTATCTACCGCGAGGTGATGCTGACCAAGAAAGTAAAGCCTATCATCTGCTCCATGTCGGATGTGGCAGCTTCTGGCGGCTACTTCATTGCTATGGGCTGCGATACTATTGTGGCGCACCCCACCACTATCACGGGCAGCATTGGGGTATTTGGGGTATTGCCAAACATTGAGCCTTTTCTGCGGGATAAAATTGGCATTACTACTGACCGCGTAACCACCGGCAAGTTCTCCGACTTTCCCACCATCACGCGCGCGCTCACGCCTTTTGAGCAGAGCCAGTTTCAGGCCGAAATCAACCGCATTTACGCCGACTTCACCACCAAAGCTGCCGCTGGCCGCCACATGCCCGTTGAGCGTCTGCGCCGCTTAGCCTCGGGTCGGGTGTGGTCGGGCTCCGAGGCCAAAGCCCGCGGCTTGGTTGACGTGCTGGGCTCGTTTGATGATGCCCTGCGCATTGCCGCCCGCCGGGCCAAGCTCAAGGAGGGCGACTACAAAATTCAGAAGCTGCCCCGCCAGAAGTCGTTTGCTGAGTCACTCTTCAGCGGCTTCAGCGAAGAGGTACGCCTGCAGCTGGTAAAGCAGGAAATGGGCCCCATGTACCCCATGTATGAGCAATACAAAACCCTCACCGAGATGAAAGGGGTGCAGGCTCGCATGCCATTCGAAATGACTATTCAATAA